Proteins from one Esox lucius isolate fEsoLuc1 chromosome 19, fEsoLuc1.pri, whole genome shotgun sequence genomic window:
- the det1 gene encoding DET1 homolog, translating to MEDDSPTLKPRRIQNQNVVHRLERRRICSGRAGAHWYRVRCFHQNLFPNFTVVNVEKPPCFLRKFSPDGRCFIAFSSDQTSLEIYEYQGCQAAEDLLLDQDGETLANGNDQRSLNIRGRLFERFFSLLHVTNVASNGEHLNRECSLFTDDCRYVIVGSAVYVPEEPSPHFFEVYRNNESVTPNPRSPLEDYSLHIIDLHTGRLCDTRSFKCDKIILSHNQGLYLYRNILAVLSVQQQTIHVFQVTSEGTFLDVRTIGRFCYEDDLLTLCAVYTEAQGEGQPGFSRLYKEKTINSLKHRLLVYLWRRAEQDGSATAKRRFFQFFDQLRQLRMWKMQLLDEHHLFIKYTSEDVVTLRVTDPSQPSFFVVYNMVSTEVLAVFENTSDKLLELFENFCDLFRNATLHSEAVQFPCSASSNNFARQVQRRFKDTIVNAKYGGHTEAVRRLLGQLPISAQSYSSSPYLDLSLFSYDDKWVSVMERPKTCGDHPIRFYARDSGLLKFKIQAGLLGRPINHAVRRLVAFTFHPFEPFAISVQRTNAEYVVNFHMRHVCV from the exons ATGGAAGATGATTCCCCAACTTTGAAACCTAGGCGCATTCAGAACCAGAATGTTGTCCATCGGTTGGAGAGGCGTCGTATCTGTTCTGGTCGTGCCGGAGCGCACTGGTACCGTGTGCGCTGCTTTCACCAGAACCTTTTTCCCAACTTTACTGTTGTCAATGTAGAGAAGCCTCCCTGCTTCCTCCGTAAGTTCTCACCAGATGGACGCTGCTTCATAGCCTTCTCCTCAGACCAGACTTCCCTTGAGATCTATGAGTACCAGGGCTGCCAGGCGGCTGAGGATCTGCTGCTGGACCAGGATGGGGAGACCCTGGCCAACGGCAATGACCAGCGTTCCCTCAACATCCGTGGCCGCCTCTTTGAGCGCTTCTTTTCCCTTCTGCATGTCACTAACGTGGCTTCCAATGGGGAGCACTTGAACAGAGAGTGCAGCCTGTTTACAGACGACTGCCGCTATGTGATTGTAGGATCAGCTGTGTATGTGCCAGAGGAGCCCTCTCCACATTTCTTTGAGGTGTACCGGAACAACGAGTCCGTGACTCCCAATCCACGCTCTCCTCTGGAGGACTACTCACTGCACATCATTGACCTGCACACCGGTCGGCTATGCGACACCAGATCCTTCAAGTGTGACAAGATAATTCTCTCGCACAACCAGGGACTCTACCTCTACAGAAACATATTAGCTGTTCTTTCTGTTCAGCAGCAGACCATCCATGTCTTTCAG GTGACGTCAGAAGGGACATTCCTGGACGTGCGGACCATCGGCCGGTTCTGCTATGAAGATGACCTGCTAACTCTGTGCGCTGTATACACCGAGGCCCAGGGTGAGGGCCAGCCAGGCTTCTCCCGCCTCTACAAAGAGAAGACCATCAACTCGCTGAAGCACAGACTGTTGGTCTACCTGTGGAGACGGGCCGAGCAGGACGGCAGTGCCACCGCCAAGCGCCGCTTCTTCCAGTTCTTTGACCAGCTGAGGCAGCTGCGGATGTGGAAGATGCAGCTGCTGGACGAGCACCACCTGTTCATCAAATACACCAGCGAGGACGTGGTCACACTTCGAGTCACTGACCCCTCCCAG CCGTCTTTCTTTGTAGTGTACAACATGGTGTCAACCGAGGTGTTGGCTGTCTTCGAGAACACTTCTGACAAATTACTGGAGCTCTTTGAGAACTTCTGTGATCTATTCCGGAATGCTACGCTCCACAGCGAAGCGGTTCAGTTTCCCTGTTCAGCTTCCAGCAACAACTTTGCACGGCAGGTCCAGAGAAG GTTCAAAGACACCATAGTGAATGCTAAGTATGGGGGTCACACTGAAGCAGTCAGAAGGCTGCTGGGTCAGTTGCCCATCAGTGCTCAGTCCTACAGCAGCAGCCCCTACCTGGATCTTTCCCTCTTCAGCTATGATGACAAGTGGGTGTCGGTGATGGAACGGCCCAAAACATGTGGAGACCACCCGATCAG GTTTTATGCTCGGGATTCTGGCTTGCTGAAGTTCAAGATCCAGGCAGGCCTGCTGGGACGGCCCATTAACCATGCTGTCCGGCGGCTGGTGGCATTCACATTCCACCCCTTTGAGCCGTTTGCAATCTCCGTACAAAGAACCAATGCTGAGTATGTGGTGAATTTCCACATGAGGCACGTCTGTGTATGA